TATAATATGGTGTATGCAGCTGTTGGTCACTTGCCCAAGTGTATCAGAGCTGAGCccttaaaaaatgaagttttgtctCCCTTCAGACAATGAGCAGCTTCCAGAATGAAGCTGTGACCCAGAGGTTTTCAGGTTGgtacagcagtaaaaaaaaatcattcactaggaaggaaaaggaaaggaatgagTCTGGGAAAGAAAATGGCCTGAAAAAGCTGTACAAAAGCATAGTCAATTAGCTGCTGGAATGACTAATTTCCAGGTGGGTGGATCTGAGCAGACTGCAGAAACCTGTGTTAAGCCCCAAGGCTCTGCTCCCAGCATATGGGAAAGGTACCTCAGAAAGGGACCCAAAAACACAAGTCCGTCTGTTGGGGAGCTGCGTGCGCACAGCCCAGAGGACACCAGGCAAGCTCTGAACCTcacctgggctgcagctgtgaaCTCTCTTTAGCAAAATAGAGATCTCGATCCTTCCTTGCAGATATCTGAGCAGgagttagcttttttttttttcatttaagagctTTGCTGAGCACTGCTGAGTGGTTAGGGTGAGGGAGATGTGCTGGTGGTGGGCTGAGCATCACCTGCCATTTTACAGGGCAGGAGGAGGACGGGGGGATGATCCCTCAGGGAAGAAGAtgaggctgaggaggaggagacatTCCCTCTTCTCTGCTGAGACCTTTTCAGCCTGTTGCAGAGAACATGGTCCAAGAGAGAAGGCCGGACCAGTGATCATAGCTCTGCTATTCAATGACTTGGGAATTTGCCTTGGGGATATCTTTTCAGTTATTCCAACTGTGTATTTTGTATTAAATAGTTATTGACTAAAATACAAAATCTGCCCTTATAGCATATATGGCACACAGACACCTGCGCTGCCAGCTATATACTCCATCTACCAGGCTACAGAGATGTGCTACTTCTCATGCACTCTTTTTCAGGCCTCCTCAGCCTCTGGTCTCTTGACAGGATGCAGGGAGCTGGTGACAGGTACCCTGGGCCTCCTGCCACCCTGGCTCCTGCTATTTAGTGCACTCAGCTGGCGTGTGTGGGTTTCAGCTGAGGAAAGGTTTGAACAAAATTTCCCAGCTCCTACAAGAGCATTTCACAGTGACACTGTTGCATAAAAGATAGGTAacatctcctcctcctgctctacCCACCTTTTATAAGAAAACCAGCAGCTAAAATGTAGGTTGTAAAGAGCTTGATCTTGGCACTGTAAATCAAATGTTAAAGGTGCACATTGCTAGTGTGGAATGCTTGGAGGGCTTAGGGAGAGAAGTATCCAGTTTCCAGCCCCAAATGGGGTTTAGTAGGGAGATAAACACTTTGCCTGACTGagtgcattatttttttccataagcCCCAGTGAACTTGAAGGTAAAATGATGAGGAACTTTCCCAAGTAAAACCACAGTGTAAGTAACTACACATGACTTCAGGGTCAGGTAACATTATGTCCATTTTCTCCTGTATATACACTCCAAAATAAGATTtcaatatgtaatttttaaaactgaagagcCTTGACAGTACCCCACCAAATTTCAAAAAGGGCAACTATAGATACTGAAGTATTTTACTGTATAAGATAGCAAAAATACCTTTTGACTGGTTTGCTGTTTAGCTGACTTTCTGACCTCTGCCTTTAAGCTTTGCCTAATTTGAACCTCATCGCAAATAAtgattctttactgtgagggtggtgagacactggaccaggttgcccagagaagctgtggctgccccctccctggcagtgttcaaggccaggttggacggggctttgagcaacctggtctagtggaaggtgtccctgcccttggcaggggagttggaactaggtgatcttgaaggttccttccaacccaaaccattctatgattctatgatttccctTATTGTCATTTTCTGGTATTATCTTTTCACatatcctttattttctgtcaacATAACTAAGTCAAACATGTGCTGTCCACAACGGTTAGCTCGCACTTGCTGAGCTGCTCTTTATgttgtcttttcctttctcttacagCTGCCTATAGTTTCTTAAACTATTTCATCCTACATAATACATTTAGGCCTAAGAGCTGAGTTTAAATGGTAGGTATAAAACCAGGTCTAGCATCTCTGCAGCTTGAACCCTGAATGACAAAATTTACCCAGGGAAGGAAATACACAATATATTCTGGGTAAACTGTGGGTTCATAGTGAAAATTAATAATACTGGGGAAGAAAATTAATGGATTGAAAGGTATCAAAGTGACTCTGCTCAAATGCTTTTACGTTAAATAATATATTCTGAAAAGTCACTTTTGTTCTATGGTAAGGTGGGAGCTATATGttaatttcttttattcctgGATCATTTTCTCTCTGAGGTGTCATCAGTTGAATTTTCAGTACTACATTGAAATGAATATTCATCACCGAGTTATAGATTTTGAAAGatctgcaggaaaaaagaaaaaaaaaaaccaccaaacccttttcttccctgtctttctACATCTCTGAACATGCACAGCTCCCTCTGGGTGGCaaagcagcacacagcatctGTGTGTGCTCCGGGGCTCAGCCTTTGAGTTCTCCAGGTGTCCCCACAGGTACCGGTAGGACCAGGGCACCTAACGAGACTTCAACACAAGTGTAAGAGTTTGTAGGGTTGGGGCCTGAAGGAACAATGAGAAAAATAGCATCCCACTTGTTTCATAGCACACTTGCACTGGTGGTGAGAGGGGTAGCTCAGGTACTCCTTCATGGAAGTGAGGGTGCTTGAGCTCATCACAGTTGGTTGGTGCCCATTTTGGGAGGTGGAGTGGTTACAAAGCAGCTTTGGGCTGCTGTGAGCAGAACTGCAGATAAGCATAGTAAACCAAGTCTTCAAGTGCCctacaagcacagaaaaaaccTGCACAGTATCAGGAAAATGGGCAAAATGGCATTAGAGGGTGAGTGAAATTGTGGGGGGTTTGGACATCAGGGGCAAGAAGTTTAGGACATAAGAGTGAAATGTGGTGTATATTACAGCTCTCACTGCTGAATAGCATGGTTTTAAAAATCTAGTAGGTAAAATGGAGTAGTAAGGTGAATCTCTTGGCTGACAAGACAGGAGCTTTCCACCAACATTCTCTTTAAGAGATGTGTTTTAAAAGCGATTTCAATGGGGTGTGGGATGATACTACAATAAATTGCACAAGGAATTTGCAATTTACAAACAAGAGGAAACTCTTTCACAAGGGTGAGACTGGGATGGTGCAGCTAAACCCTACCAGAAGCCCAAGAGATGGAGCCTCTGCGTGGCTGTCAGCTCCTGCTACCACCACTGTAATCAGAGAAATGCTCTTGTGGCACATACAgtatttgtttagaaataaaactGCTGTGATGTTAAGAACACTTctggaatttttaaaatcttaacacAAATTCTTTACATTCTGTCTCAATAATGATAAATAGAATTTTGGTCTTAGTGGGTAATAAAAAGTCTGCACTTAGTGCCACAcagtggtaaaaaaaataatttcagtgaggATGGATATTACAAGGCAACAAAGAGGAAACCTTTTAGACATCAATGCTAaacttggaaaggaaaaatacatctAAAAAAAATTAGGATACACCAATCAGTTGATGACAGATATCACCTAAATTTTCCTCACCTGCATATGATTTATACCACTAGCTAGCTAGATATGCAAtatatgaaatttatttctgtaatttattaTCAACTTCCTTTGCAATGAGGAGATCACTTTGCTTATTTATAGCCTTGACAAAATAGTGAGAGATGTGATACCGGAATCTCTCAGCCCTTCCAAGGGGTGAGCTGCACAGCAGCCATTGGGCAGGGACATACTGGATTAGAGCTATAAAAATATCTCAAACAACTGAAATGGAGTAGTCTCTGAGAAAAAGGCTAATTTGGGATCCCTGGATTGGGAAGAATTTTTCACATTTGCATGTTTAGTAGTTTTCTTGCTCAGGTAGTTCAGAGAAATATTACTGTTGTCAATAAAGCAAATAATGTTACTTCTGCAAGTGTAATATATGTCATGCAATTCATCTCCAGCCATCCAAGAACTCAGCAGACCTCTGAGTGTTGCTCAGCGTGACTGTGTGCCTCAAGGATTTGGGGACTAGAAGGCAGACCCCTGCTCAAAATGGTCAGTTGCAAGAGCTCAGTCTGTAGCAGAACTAGAATGGGGACAACCCCCGGCTGTCCCTTTCAGCAGGggacagacatgcacacacacacaggcagacaCATGTATGCATGCTTCCTGGCTCTTGAGCGATCTCTTGCATGCACAGATACTAGTTTATGAAGAATTTATTAGAGAATGAGGAATCATTAGTTTTTTATTGTATGTCCATGCTAAGATGGGAATCTGTTCTCAGCCAGGTGCCGGGGATAAGGCATGAATGTGGGCAACTCTCACTAGTTTTTGGTTGCATATTAGGTATGGTGTCTGATTTAACCATGACCACAAGCTAACAGCACCCATTGAAGCACTGTTTTCAGCTGCACCAGTGGCTGCTGCCACTCGTAACAGTTGTGGCTCTGATGCTTTTTGGGTGGGGGCCACCCCTCTGCGGGTGTCTGTGCCAGGTACGGTGCTGGTGGGTACACCAGCTGTGCATAGTGTGAGGGGGATAGGAGACTCTGAGGGGGTTGGACGGCTCTGGTGGGGACAGAGCCACATTCACCAAGCAAAGCCCAGCCCCTGATCATAACTGCTTGATCTGACCCAACAGTGCTGGGGCAGAGAAGAGCAGGGCCTTTCCCAAAGCAGCCGGCAGTCACATCCATTAAAGTGCATTGGGACACTGTGCCCTTGGTGTTAGGAATAAAGTTTTAAGTGGTGTTTAGTTGGTACAGCCAAACAGAGGAACTAAAGACAGCTAGATGAAAGGACATCCGTAATGATTAAAACAGGCTGAAATAAACCCAAACTTTTCCCAGCAGGTTCCCCAAAAGATGGATACACTTAAACATATGCATACCTATACGTGGTTGTGAATGGGTCAAACCTGTGGTTTAACTTCATACTCAGGAAGCATAATGAAACTAAGTTCTTGTTCCAGCACCAGGTATGCAACTATGGTCAACTATCTCATTGTACCAGGCTTCAGTAGGAAGATGAATATGTTTTTGCAGTTAAAGCAGTTCTCTGCACCTACAGAGCTCTTGCTCCTACATTTGCTGTGCTGCATGATCTCCCAAGGCCTCCAGCCGGACCCAGAGCCCTGCACAAAACCGATGTGGAGCTGCATGGAGAGTTGCAGCACCTCTACCTGCACAGCACGTTTGCACGTGCAGTAGGACAGGGAATGACTTAGGTCTTGGCATAAGGTAGGAATAGCACCAAACAAGACTGTTCTGAAGATAAAGGAACTAAAATTGATGTTTTTGCAGTTTGCACTGGGATGCTCACAGGCGAAGTGCTTCAAAATACAGATTGGTTcagtcctgctccagctgcacagTCACAGCTGATGTCCGTTCCCTGCTCCACTGAAGGCAAACTTCTACTTCTCTGCATGGACATTTTTCAAGTAAAGAAGCAATAATTGCTGCCATTAGTCTTGCTTCAGGAAAAAGTATTATGGCATGCTATTTGGGGggttatttatttaaaatagaatggTTGTAGTGTACAACCCTACATACACTGCTGATGGTAGAGTAATATCATTGTATTGGTGCAAAAGCCTTATTGTGTTACAGGAAGTCAATTGATATAAGCTGGATGAGATGGTTCACCAGCACATAAAACTGCAAAGAATCCtccatgctgaaaaaaaaaaaaaaaaaaaaaagtgtttgggtTTATGTTGTTTTCTTAACCAAGAAGGAGCCTACATGGCAGCCCTGCAGCAGTCACACAGCTGAGGGTACCAAACAGGCTCAAAGGCAGCCCTGGTGAGACCAAAGCAGCCATGGTGGCACACGTGTGGATTTAGGCTGCAGCCTCTATCAGCTGAAGCTCAGCAGGCTTCATCCCAGAGATGCTGCAGTATAAAAGCAGCCTTCAGCTGATTCATGGCTCAACCAGCATTTAACCTTGTGCAGTCTCTGCACTGGGATGAATATTGAGCCTTTTGGCTAagaatagaattttaaaaagcagagaaagagagaaactaCTCAATATGAGTTCCTGGGAGCCATTAAACCCAGGGTCTTCCACAAAAGAGCAGAAATTAAGATTCAAGACAGGGAAGTAAGCACAGTAGGATTTATTTTTACAGCCCAGCATGCTTGTAAACTGCATGGCGATACATGGATGAAGTGACAGGATCCATACCACTAGCATATGGAGCACAGGCAAAGATTGCTTCTGTGAGCTGTTTGACAATTATTTGGCTGCTTTCTGCTCAAAATGTTTGTGACAGCAGCAAGTCAGAGATGCCACAAAGATGACAAATTCTTTGAAGTCCACTTGGGAATCACCATTTGCATCCAGGTTCTTGAAGACTTTATCAATAGCATCCTTGTCCTTCCCCGACTGCAAAAGAAAGGGAGCAGGTTGAGGTGAGAGGTGGCACAAACCCTAACGCTGCAGCATCACTACCCACACCGAAACAAGGGCCTTGGTGGGGCTCCGGGCCCTTGCCAGGGTGTGGAGGGGGGCACCCGGGGACCGTGAGGCTGACACCAGCTCGAACACATTGTACTTCTCTGTGGGGGATTGCGGTTGAGTTGCCTGGGAGGTGGGGGCATGATGGAGGTGTAACAGCTCCTGCACACAGCCCTGCCATAGGCCTGCCGAGAATATCTGGTTATCATGTTTTCTGCTCAtgagacttttattttttccttctctttgcttgTTTTGTGCATTATATCTTTGGGTATAAAGCCATGAGTCTCTTCACACAATGTTTGGCAGAGACAACTGTTCAGTGCCCAGCACAGAATGTGGGACTGCGTGGGACTGCCGTACCTCCGCCTGCCCATCTCGGTGGGAGCCGCAcatctccttctccagctgcctGAAAAGCACTTCATTCCTGCAGGAACTCATGCCACCACTGGCCTCAGGCCCAGGCTGGGGGGTTTGGGTGGCAGCAGGACCAAGTGCAAGTCCCAGCATCCTCATGGCATGGGCGCAGACCCACATCTTCCCACCCTCTGCACAGCGGCAGCAAGCACATCACCTCCTCTGAAAGCACGTGCTCCTGGGTTTATTATACTTGAGTGCTGCAGTCATGCATCAGCACGGAGAGGCATGTTTTCTATGTTTAAAACAACATTTATCATGATTAATGCTGTGTAATGGAAACCCCTGAGGACAGTACCCAGCTGAATTATATGCCATGTGTTCCCCATCTGCTCCCCTGGAAAGGCTCGGCTGGAGCTCGGGCAGTTTGAAGTTTTGCAAAATGATGCTTTCCTGGGGCAAATGTCAAATATAAGCTTCATTAAACACTGCTGCCCCAGCAAAGATGCAAACAGCCTCAAAAGTGCTTTGAGTGCTCCCTCTGGCCTTGGTGCCCCTCACAAGCTGCTCACAGAATCTGGCACCTGGGAAGGTACCTCCTCAAGTAAGCATGATGCTAAGCTTGAATTACAGCAgcgaaaaatatcagaaaaatctttttctttctaagttGTCATAATTCTGATGGACTGACTGAACCAGTACATCTCGAGGCTGATGTTAAGCAAGGCACCACCCAAgtaaaaagagatttatttttaaaaagttttaccaaaaaatatatatatattaaaaaagtttttttctaaaGTAGCTTACAGGACAGCTTTTTGGCTTGAGTCCTGGCACTGATTATCTCGTGATTTTAGAAAACgcagttttaaaaatcaacaggGGATGTCAGTAGAGACCTACCTAATATAAGAAACAACCATGTGGATTTTGAAGCTAaccaaaaaataaatctgatattATACTAGAAAGAAATTATATAAACTTTTGGAAAATTTCCACGAATTTAAAATAGTTACTACCTTAATTGAAATCTGAAGGCACTTCTTGATCATGGTCTAATTAACTAAATTTCTCATTCTGTAATGTCGTGTTTCACTTTAAATATATGCACCTTTAAAATCACTAAAAATTGAACCAGTTCCCTAGATTTGTCTGATGAATGTGTCTGGAAGGTGTTATTCCTTTTCACTTTGCAAATTacaatcagttttaattttatgagtgaattttaaaaattatttagtgaaatataaaaattagtTTTAGCCTCTGAATTACTTCTGAAATGCACACGTAGGAATTATTTTTTGGAAACTTTTATAACCGAGTCTAATACTTCAGTCCTGTGGCATGGATTTATTTCTGCTACTAATTATCTTCCTGGAAAATTCCAGTTTTTCCAGCAGTTTCAGGAAATCAGTAGAGCCACTaagagcagctgctggggaacTGGAAAAGGTGGTGCCTGGCCAGTAAATGTAGTCAGGAATGACTTTTGAGCATCTTCCCATTTGGTAGCTGTCTAGTGCAGCGGCTCCCCACCTTTATTTAGACCAAATGTCAAGTTTCTGGGGGATTTCCATGCCCTCTTAGAATTGcggttttgttgttggttttgtttttctttatgtggAAGTGCTATAGGTAACATACAGCTCCATGATCAGGAATAGGATGCTTCCTGTGATGCTGTTGGGTCACAACCACTGATCTGGCTTACAgttttttcagagacattttcatCTATCCCCCCCCCAGAGCCATCCAGGTTCTTATTCTGAATATTGCATCTGTGTTTCATTTGTGAGTCATAAATTCAGCAGGCATGGATTTCATACAGTGATTTCGTATAGCTTGCATGGAAAGATACTAAATTGTATCAAGTACCCTGGCTCCAGTGCCCTGAAATAGTTGTTAAAAAATTGAATTATGCTGGATACAAAATGTGGTAGCCACATTTGGAACATCTGATTCTAGGCTTTTGCAATTAAGAATAAAACTGTACAGATAGATAAACATTACTCCTGTGTGGAAAGAACAAGCCCTTTAGAAgtgttttctggattttagtgaagggaagcaaataaaaaacaattGAAAGTGAAAAGCACTTTGTCTCCCAGGCAGCTAAAGCTTTTACTACAATATATTAAGCATTCTGAATACCCACTAAgagatattttatatatatatataaacctacTTAAATGCACCTGATGATTACATGCAAATCTATGTTGTAGAAtactttttcaggtttttacTATTAAAGACAAAGGCAAGCCAGTTTGCTCTGAGTTCATCTGCTGTTCTTGTTTATGCATCATTTTGACGAGCACACTGAGTATATGGTATAAATACCTAGAGAAAGTAAGTGTATAAATATTTAGAGAGATTCCCCATCTGCAGTCAAGATCTTCAACAACGTAACTACCTTCACAGCAGTTGTGACATGATGTGAGGTGGTAAATCTGGGGATAAACAGAAGTAGATGAATTCTGAAGATGAAACTCAATCTGTTTCAAAGCCATTGTCCTGATAACTCGAGTGATGAATTTAGTAAACAGGGAATAGCCCTGAATATTAGAATCAGTTTTACACAGTATGtgcaaatacttttttatttaaaatttttctacAAACCATGTATATACTAAAACCTGTGTCTGTAGGCAGCCCTTGCACCCACTACATGGAAATGATGTCACACTGTTGTCTTACCGACAGGAAGTTTGGGAGCTCTTTTTGCAGGAGGTTCTTTagttctgctttggtgagggttTGCCTGTTGCCGTCAGTCTTTGCATACTTGTCAAAGACAGCAATGGTCATTCCCATCGCAGTTTCCAGCTGAGACATGTTGCTGCTGGAGTCCGGCTTTCTTCTGAACAGGAACGGCCTCAGGTCTCTCTCGGAGGATGGAGACTGGTCTTACTCTGGGTTTTTTATGCAACTGTCCCATCCAATCAGTGGTTGCACACCAGAGGGACAGTAATCCCTTAGCAAACATCCGTATCTGAGCACTGTTTGGTGTACACACCTCTGTGCTGACAGCTATTCAAAACTCAAGCTTTATCACCCTGGTGTGGCTGGTACAACCAGTTGCTCACCAGCAGAAACCAGCCTCTCCTTCAAGATACACAGTGTGACTaacaaattaaaatcagattttgatACTGTCTGTTTGCTCAAGAATCAGATTTGTTCCCTCAGATATCCCCATCTGAGCAGA
The sequence above is drawn from the Strix aluco isolate bStrAlu1 chromosome 4, bStrAlu1.hap1, whole genome shotgun sequence genome and encodes:
- the S100P gene encoding protein S100-P, with the protein product MSQLETAMGMTIAVFDKYAKTDGNRQTLTKAELKNLLQKELPNFLSSGKDKDAIDKVFKNLDANGDSQVDFKEFVIFVASLTCCCHKHFEQKAAK